A region of Allocoleopsis franciscana PCC 7113 DNA encodes the following proteins:
- a CDS encoding class I SAM-dependent methyltransferase, which yields MLLQPHQRTKLDDTNDTLFYSVPRFVTHVDEGFIDQLTQLYRDRLKPNTRICDIMSSWVSHLPEEMEFAHVEGHGMNQEELARNPRLNHYFVQDLNQNPKLPLADAEFDAVLNCVSVQYLQYPDAVFSEIQRILKPGGIAIISFSNRMFFQKAIAAWRDGTEKSRVELVKGYFQAVPGFSPPEVIVRQSAAPNFLQMLGVGGGDPFYAVMAERL from the coding sequence ATGCTGCTGCAACCCCATCAACGCACCAAATTAGACGATACTAACGACACACTGTTTTACTCGGTTCCACGCTTCGTCACTCATGTTGATGAAGGGTTTATCGACCAACTCACCCAACTGTATCGCGATCGCCTCAAACCCAATACGCGGATTTGCGACATTATGAGTAGTTGGGTTTCTCACCTGCCGGAAGAAATGGAATTTGCTCACGTCGAAGGGCATGGTATGAATCAGGAAGAATTGGCTCGAAATCCTCGGCTGAATCATTATTTTGTCCAAGATCTGAACCAAAATCCCAAGCTACCCCTGGCGGATGCAGAGTTTGATGCTGTCCTCAACTGCGTTTCCGTTCAGTATTTGCAATACCCAGATGCGGTGTTTTCCGAAATTCAACGTATTCTCAAACCCGGTGGTATTGCAATTATTAGTTTTTCCAACCGGATGTTCTTCCAAAAAGCGATCGCCGCATGGCGAGATGGCACTGAAAAAAGCCGCGTAGAACTTGTCAAGGGTTACTTTCAGGCTGTCCCCGGATTCAGTCCTCCAGAAGTCATTGTGCGTCAGTCAGCGGCACCTAATTTTCTGCAAATGTTGGGCGTCGGGGGTGGCGATCCGTTCTATGCGGTTATGGCTGAGCGCTTGTAA
- a CDS encoding sensor histidine kinase, with the protein MVQKWLLPSISEVLAHKEQIGLDANVAPENGRVPGMCNTHPGTNRRGERGRALAQQEVAAAKAQREWQSAIATLEPLLLQTLAPSGSDGDDCDPLSLQGLVLAGPVPVLSHPELLGRFKTGIFTSDTYKALAWMPFQLPPATTEPCQLADNTAYELPLVPADPLASEQFCLVFTPHFSLVMVVGEDLAGTPAFQFSFDPEDIQQAWTALRLRMLLTTPHQLSQLESLIEQFAPKPPDYRIVMNFGRQLLQNLPEPPETEKVQTIPITSTDSNVQVEPFQPQDDTFQSNRRWEPIMKKEERGVSKISNPHEITADVELLKALTHEIRTPLTTIRTLTKLLLKRRDLAPEVIRRLEIIDHECTEQINRMELIFRAAELETTTVKQVSVNLTSMSLAQVFEHSIPRWQKQAARRNLTLDVVLPQKLPTVVSNPAMLDQVLTGLVENFTRSLPAGGHIQVQVTPAGDQLKLQFQSQPDPESNDNSNNSANFSCSTLKSLGQLLMFQPETGSLSLNLSVTKHLFQALGGKLIVRQRPQEGEVMTIFLPLEVTDTHLCNQKEILA; encoded by the coding sequence GTGGTGCAAAAGTGGTTATTGCCAAGTATAAGTGAAGTATTAGCCCACAAGGAACAGATTGGGCTGGATGCTAACGTTGCGCCTGAAAATGGACGGGTGCCAGGGATGTGCAACACTCACCCAGGTACCAACCGTCGCGGGGAAAGAGGGCGAGCCTTGGCGCAGCAGGAAGTGGCAGCCGCCAAAGCGCAGCGGGAATGGCAAAGTGCGATCGCAACTTTAGAACCGTTACTTTTGCAAACCCTGGCTCCCTCCGGCTCAGATGGTGATGATTGTGACCCATTATCACTCCAAGGTTTGGTTCTAGCAGGCCCTGTGCCCGTCTTGAGCCACCCGGAGCTTCTGGGTCGTTTTAAAACAGGAATTTTTACCAGCGACACCTATAAAGCCCTCGCTTGGATGCCCTTTCAACTCCCCCCTGCCACAACTGAGCCATGTCAGTTAGCAGACAATACAGCCTATGAGTTACCTCTAGTACCGGCTGATCCACTAGCATCTGAGCAGTTTTGTTTAGTTTTTACCCCTCACTTTAGTTTAGTGATGGTGGTGGGAGAAGACCTAGCCGGCACTCCCGCCTTCCAGTTCTCCTTTGATCCAGAAGACATCCAACAGGCTTGGACAGCACTCCGCCTGCGGATGTTACTCACCACTCCCCATCAACTCAGCCAGTTAGAATCTTTAATCGAACAGTTTGCACCCAAGCCGCCTGATTACCGGATCGTGATGAATTTTGGGCGTCAACTGCTCCAGAATTTACCCGAACCGCCTGAAACGGAAAAAGTCCAGACTATACCCATCACGTCTACAGATTCAAACGTGCAAGTTGAGCCATTTCAGCCCCAAGACGATACCTTCCAATCCAATCGTCGCTGGGAGCCGATTATGAAAAAAGAGGAGCGAGGTGTGAGTAAAATCTCCAATCCTCACGAAATAACGGCTGACGTGGAACTGCTCAAAGCACTGACTCATGAAATTCGCACACCGCTGACGACGATTCGGACGTTGACGAAACTTCTGCTCAAGCGTCGCGACTTAGCTCCCGAAGTCATCCGCCGTCTGGAAATCATCGACCATGAGTGTACCGAACAAATCAACCGCATGGAATTGATTTTCCGCGCCGCCGAATTAGAGACAACAACGGTTAAGCAAGTTTCGGTTAACCTCACCTCCATGTCCCTGGCTCAGGTGTTTGAACACAGTATCCCCCGTTGGCAAAAGCAAGCGGCAAGGCGAAACTTGACTCTAGATGTCGTCTTGCCCCAAAAACTGCCCACCGTTGTCAGCAATCCTGCCATGTTGGATCAGGTATTGACCGGGTTGGTGGAGAATTTCACTCGCTCTCTGCCAGCAGGCGGTCATATTCAAGTGCAGGTTACACCCGCAGGAGACCAATTGAAGTTGCAATTCCAGTCTCAGCCTGATCCGGAAAGCAACGACAATTCCAACAATTCAGCCAATTTTAGCTGCTCGACGTTGAAGTCGCTTGGTCAGTTGTTGATGTTTCAGCCAGAAACCGGGAGTCTGAGTTTGAATCTCAGTGTGACCAAACATTTATTCCAAGCCTTGGGAGGCAAGTTGATCGTGAGACAGCGACCTCAGGAGGGCGAAGTGATGACGATTTTTCTGCCTTTAGAAGTCACTGATACTCACCTATGTAATCAAAAGGAAATCCTGGCTTAG
- a CDS encoding IS5 family transposase (programmed frameshift) — protein MYRKASSSPTPPENFELPFEGKLSQDNRWVIMANLIPWDEFEEEYAKIFSIDMGAPALPFRMALGSLIIKERLGISDRETVEQIKENPYLQYFIGRKHYSNEAPYDASLLVRFRERINVDLVNQINQRMVKKIQEETEEESKKKSLSERQETRESPNQGKLILDATCAPGDISYPNDLGLLNQARVKTEKIIDTLYKPLKGRLKKKPKTYRNLARKDYLKVAKKRRSSRKERRKAIKKQLKYIKRNLSHIDQLLQTGEALEGLSISQYKSLLVVAEVYRQQQWMYENKAQRIDDRIVSLSQPHIRPIVRGKAGKPVEFGAKLAASVRDGYVFLDRISWDNFNEAGDLKAQIEAFKQHTGVYPESVHVDRIYRNRENRAFCKERGIRISGPPLGRPPANVSSDKKKQALDDEKVRNAIEGKFGISKRRFSLNRVMAKLPHTSQTAIAITFLVMNLSTLLRQFFCLFLCNTQHHAFFLDNY, from the exons ATGTACAGAAAAGCTTCCTCAAGCCCGACCCCACCGGAAAACTTTGAGCTGCCCTTTGAGGGAAAGTTATCACAAGATAACCGTTGGGTAATCATGGCAAATCTGATACCCTGGGATGAATTTGAAGAGGAATACGCCAAAATTTTTTCTATTGATATGGGGGCACCTGCGCTGCCATTTCGGATGGCATTGGGTTCATTAATAATCAAAGAAAGATTAGGAATAAGCGATCGGGAAACAGTAGAACAAATAAAAGAAAACCCTTACTTACAATACTTTATAGGGAGAAAGCATTACAGCAACGAAGCCCCTTATGATGCCTCACTTTTGGTAAGATTTAGAGAAAGGATAAATGTTGATTTAGTAAATCAAATAAATCAAAGAATGGTAAAGAAGATTCAGGAAGAAACAGAGGAGGAATCTAAAAAAAAA TCACTCTCAGAAAGGCAAGAAACAAGAGAAAGCCCGAATCAAGGGAAATTAATTCTGGATGCTACCTGTGCGCCAGGAGATATCAGCTATCCCAATGACTTGGGTCTATTAAATCAAGCCAGAGTCAAAACGGAAAAGATAATAGATACTCTCTATAAGCCCCTAAAAGGGAGACTAAAGAAAAAGCCAAAAACTTATAGAAACCTCGCTCGGAAAGATTACTTGAAAGTCGCCAAAAAACGGAGATCGTCAAGAAAAGAGAGAAGAAAAGCTATAAAAAAACAACTGAAATATATAAAAAGAAATTTATCACACATTGACCAGCTCCTTCAGACAGGAGAAGCACTTGAGGGTTTGAGCATCTCTCAATATAAGAGCTTGCTGGTGGTGGCGGAAGTTTACCGTCAACAGCAATGGATGTATGAGAATAAAGCCCAGAGAATTGACGACAGAATAGTCAGTTTAAGTCAGCCCCATATCCGTCCAATTGTGAGAGGAAAAGCCGGAAAACCTGTAGAATTTGGAGCTAAACTAGCAGCAAGCGTCAGAGATGGATATGTCTTTTTAGACCGTATAAGCTGGGATAACTTTAATGAAGCCGGAGACTTAAAAGCCCAAATAGAAGCATTTAAACAGCACACAGGAGTCTATCCCGAATCAGTACATGTAGATAGAATTTATCGAAATCGCGAGAATCGAGCATTCTGTAAAGAAAGAGGGATTAGAATAAGTGGCCCCCCCTTAGGCAGACCTCCAGCTAATGTCAGCTCAGACAAAAAGAAACAAGCCTTAGACGACGAGAAGGTTCGCAATGCTATTGAAGGAAAATTTGGCATCTCAAAGCGAAGATTTAGCTTGAATCGCGTCATGGCTAAACTGCCTCATACTTCTCAAACGGCTATTGCTATCACTTTTTTAGTCATGAATCTTTCCACCCTGCTACGGCAGTTTTTTTGTCTTTTTTTGTGCAATACACAACATCACGCCTTTTTTCTCGATAACTATTAA
- a CDS encoding glycosyltransferase yields MRKPVLTIFYQFNPWQTSIGGIQTVIRSFVKYSPSEFEVRLVGTGDDSAQPIGVWQEAELAGKAIQFMPLFSIKDDNTRKLLPTSVKYTAALLQRCLASDFMHFHRLEPTLATRNWPGEKTLFVHNDIQKQIDAKGTKDAILWRRFPFAYLALERLVVGQFSQILSCNTDSLKYYQQRYPQIAERVSYIRNTVDTEIFYPLKGDEREQGRHSLAQQMGLAENTHFILFAGRLHAQKDPALLLDAIATLNQPDVHLLIAGDGDLREEIRLKISALGLSHQVTMLGPVDQAKLAKLLRICSVFVLTSAYEGLPVVVLEALACGTPIVTTRCGETPNLLSANSGVVCQERTPKAVADALLQVLQQPSHYPSEACIQAVEPYSARSVVGAIYKDMWSRWQQQNSLSSGQKSYTTVTEVAS; encoded by the coding sequence ATGCGTAAACCTGTTTTAACCATCTTCTACCAGTTTAACCCTTGGCAAACTAGCATTGGGGGAATTCAGACAGTCATTCGCTCTTTCGTTAAATACTCTCCCAGTGAATTTGAGGTACGACTAGTAGGAACTGGGGATGATTCAGCGCAACCCATTGGAGTCTGGCAGGAAGCTGAATTAGCTGGAAAAGCGATTCAATTTATGCCCTTGTTTTCTATCAAAGATGATAACACTAGAAAGCTATTACCGACCAGTGTCAAATATACGGCTGCTCTTTTGCAGCGTTGTCTTGCTTCAGATTTCATGCATTTTCATCGACTTGAACCGACGCTTGCAACGCGGAACTGGCCTGGAGAGAAAACGCTTTTTGTTCACAATGATATTCAGAAGCAGATTGATGCTAAAGGAACTAAAGATGCAATTCTTTGGCGACGTTTTCCGTTCGCTTATTTAGCTCTCGAACGCCTAGTAGTAGGTCAATTTAGTCAAATTTTATCGTGCAACACTGATTCGTTAAAGTACTATCAGCAGCGTTATCCGCAGATAGCAGAGCGCGTTTCCTACATCAGAAACACTGTTGATACCGAAATTTTCTATCCCTTAAAGGGGGATGAACGCGAACAAGGTCGGCATAGCCTTGCACAGCAGATGGGTTTAGCGGAGAATACGCATTTTATTTTATTTGCGGGTCGCCTCCATGCCCAAAAAGACCCGGCTTTGTTGCTAGATGCCATCGCCACTCTCAACCAGCCTGATGTTCACCTGCTGATAGCTGGCGACGGAGATCTTCGGGAGGAGATCCGTTTGAAAATTTCCGCTTTGGGACTGTCCCATCAGGTGACTATGCTTGGGCCAGTAGACCAAGCTAAACTGGCAAAATTACTGCGGATTTGCAGTGTCTTCGTCCTGACGAGCGCCTATGAAGGTCTACCCGTAGTCGTTCTAGAAGCACTGGCCTGCGGTACGCCAATCGTGACAACCCGGTGTGGTGAAACACCAAACTTGCTGTCTGCTAATAGTGGGGTTGTCTGTCAAGAGCGCACACCCAAGGCAGTGGCTGATGCTCTGTTGCAGGTACTACAGCAACCGAGCCATTATCCCAGCGAAGCCTGCATTCAGGCTGTCGAGCCTTACAGTGCGCGAAGTGTAGTGGGTGCTATCTACAAAGATATGTGGAGCCGCTGGCAGCAGCAAAATTCGCTCTCCAGTGGTCAGAAGAGTTATACAACGGTTACAGAGGTTGCATCGTAA
- a CDS encoding glycosyltransferase family 4 protein, with translation MKIAVIGAKGLPAKQGGIEHHCQEIYPRLVERGHSVDLFARSSYTGDISLHQYNVKGVNVVSLPCLNVKGMDALLSSALGAIASSGTRYDIIHFHAIGPALFTWLPRIASTAKIVVTCHGLDWQRAKWSKASSYLLRLGERAAVRFADGLIVVSEDLRSYFKQTYGREAHYIPNAPSKLSESDPNFAYGSSLGLTPGRYMLFLGRLVPEKCPDLLIKAFNSLQAEGWKLVLVGGSSDTPEFTTQLRNLAQNSEDIVFTNELQGARLAEIVRGAGLFVLPSEIEGLPLAMLEAMQAGIPVVASNLPVHQRLLAQNRGLLFPVGDVDSCINSLDWAVHHPQELATMAQDGQRYIQDNYNWDNIISETLNLYTKLIPLPAPSDPSLLASENSTHCDSPLIGVANTKVIS, from the coding sequence ATGAAAATTGCTGTGATTGGTGCTAAAGGATTGCCGGCCAAACAAGGTGGAATTGAACACCATTGTCAAGAAATCTATCCACGCCTTGTCGAACGAGGCCATAGCGTCGATCTATTTGCCCGATCCTCATACACAGGGGATATCTCCTTACATCAATATAACGTTAAGGGTGTTAACGTCGTCTCCCTGCCCTGCTTGAATGTAAAAGGTATGGATGCTCTACTGAGTTCAGCACTTGGAGCGATCGCATCGAGTGGAACCCGTTATGATATCATCCACTTTCATGCCATAGGCCCGGCTCTGTTTACATGGTTACCCAGAATTGCTTCCACCGCCAAAATTGTTGTCACCTGTCATGGCTTAGATTGGCAACGTGCCAAGTGGAGCAAAGCATCTAGTTACCTGTTACGTCTCGGTGAGCGTGCGGCTGTACGCTTTGCCGATGGGTTAATCGTCGTGTCAGAAGACTTGCGTTCTTACTTTAAGCAAACTTATGGTAGAGAGGCCCATTACATTCCTAACGCCCCCTCTAAACTGAGTGAATCAGACCCTAACTTTGCTTATGGTAGTTCGCTAGGTTTAACACCAGGCCGCTACATGCTATTTTTGGGCAGACTGGTACCCGAAAAATGTCCTGATTTACTGATTAAAGCCTTCAACTCCCTCCAAGCAGAAGGATGGAAACTCGTCCTCGTCGGTGGTTCTAGCGATACTCCTGAATTCACCACGCAGCTAAGGAACCTGGCACAAAATAGTGAAGACATCGTATTCACCAACGAACTCCAAGGTGCTCGTCTAGCAGAAATCGTTCGGGGAGCAGGATTATTTGTACTTCCTTCGGAAATAGAGGGCTTACCGCTAGCTATGCTGGAAGCCATGCAGGCAGGTATCCCTGTGGTAGCTAGCAACCTTCCTGTACATCAGCGCCTACTGGCTCAAAACCGGGGCTTGCTATTTCCCGTTGGAGATGTAGATTCCTGTATAAACAGCTTGGATTGGGCGGTTCATCATCCTCAAGAATTGGCGACAATGGCTCAGGATGGACAAAGGTATATACAGGACAACTATAACTGGGACAACATTATTAGCGAAACGTTGAACTTGTACACCAAACTCATCCCCTTACCCGCACCATCTGATCCATCATTACTGGCTTCAGAAAATTCCACTCACTGTGATTCTCCCTTAATCGGGGTCGCCAATACCAAAGTCATTAGTTAA
- a CDS encoding HhoA/HhoB/HtrA family serine endopeptidase, with protein sequence MEKSSYNYSPNPKSNNSNPSTSTKVLSQSYNKVESKHTSTTGQCFRQIPAIYRLLPLICTGVALLGGCAGVSNNLAPSQPTNPQSLENSRTENDNTSRSASNRPLAPTQEDTNFVVEVVRKVEPAVVRINTSQTVRRQVPEEFNDPFFRRFFGDSMPTEPSERVQRGVGSGFVIEGKGLILTNAHVVNKADVVTVSFSDGRSFDGKVLGEDPVTDIAVVQIPANNLPTVELASSTQVQAGQWAIAIGNPLGLQETVTVGVVSAIDRSSSDIGARGKRVPFIQTDAAINPGNSGGPLLNARGQVIGVNTAIIQGAQGIGFAIPIDTAKRIADQLITKGKVDHPFLGVQMVPLTPEIKQRLNNSRNSNVQVEADQGVLIVQVVQGSPADQAGLKPGDVIQSINNQPVTKAEQVQQQVETSGVGGQLPLKIQRGGQTLTLTVQPAPLPARIQ encoded by the coding sequence ATGGAAAAATCATCCTACAATTACTCCCCTAATCCAAAATCGAATAACTCAAATCCCTCTACTTCGACAAAAGTCTTGAGCCAATCGTACAACAAGGTTGAATCAAAACACACCAGTACCACAGGTCAGTGCTTTCGGCAGATACCAGCGATTTACCGATTGTTACCTCTGATTTGCACAGGAGTCGCCTTATTGGGTGGCTGCGCTGGGGTATCTAATAATCTAGCTCCTTCTCAACCGACCAATCCTCAATCCCTTGAGAATTCCCGAACGGAAAACGACAACACCAGCAGGAGTGCCTCAAATCGTCCACTCGCACCCACTCAGGAAGATACCAACTTTGTTGTGGAAGTGGTCAGGAAAGTCGAACCCGCCGTGGTGCGAATTAATACCTCCCAAACGGTGAGACGCCAAGTCCCAGAAGAATTTAACGATCCATTCTTTCGGCGGTTTTTTGGTGACTCGATGCCCACAGAGCCTTCAGAGCGAGTGCAGCGTGGGGTTGGTTCTGGCTTTGTGATTGAGGGCAAGGGTCTAATTTTGACCAACGCTCATGTTGTCAATAAAGCAGATGTGGTAACCGTATCGTTCTCGGATGGTCGCAGTTTTGATGGAAAGGTACTGGGGGAAGACCCTGTAACGGATATCGCCGTCGTTCAGATTCCAGCGAATAACTTACCCACCGTTGAACTTGCTAGTTCCACTCAGGTGCAGGCAGGACAATGGGCGATCGCCATTGGTAATCCTTTAGGTTTGCAAGAAACGGTAACAGTCGGCGTTGTCAGTGCCATAGACCGTTCGAGTAGCGACATCGGTGCTAGAGGTAAGCGGGTTCCTTTTATTCAGACGGATGCGGCAATTAATCCCGGTAACTCAGGTGGCCCCCTACTTAATGCTCGTGGTCAAGTGATTGGTGTCAACACTGCCATTATTCAAGGAGCACAAGGCATCGGCTTTGCCATTCCCATTGATACCGCTAAACGGATTGCTGACCAACTGATTACCAAGGGAAAAGTTGATCATCCCTTCCTCGGTGTGCAAATGGTGCCCCTTACCCCAGAAATTAAGCAACGCTTGAATAATAGTCGTAATAGTAACGTTCAGGTTGAGGCCGATCAAGGAGTTCTAATTGTTCAGGTTGTTCAGGGTTCTCCAGCCGATCAAGCCGGACTCAAACCTGGAGATGTGATCCAATCGATTAATAATCAGCCTGTGACTAAAGCTGAACAAGTCCAGCAGCAGGTGGAAACGAGCGGCGTGGGGGGTCAGTTACCCTTAAAAATCCAACGCGGAGGACAGACTCTGACTTTAACCGTACAACCGGCCCCCTTACCCGCTCGCATACAGTAG
- a CDS encoding mechanosensitive ion channel family protein, which yields MNPQESVSTAWGKMQAMLDGLIVMLPNIILAVIVFAIFFFTARGIKSLVRRVTRRHRQARNLGLVLGRLSQGTILLVGLFVALSIVIPSFKAGDLIQLLGISGVAIGFAFRDILQNFLAGVLILLTEPFQINDQIVFKSFEGTVEEIQTRATTIRTYDGRRVVIPNSELFTNSVTVNTAFDNRRLEYDVGIGYGDNIDRAKELILEALASVEKVLQDPPPEVLVMELAESTVNIRARWWIAPPRRADALDTRDQVLTAIKKKLTANGIDLPFPTQQILFHDQTEETDGDRSRQREGWPAGNKQVPKPRSIGGSLRKLVEMQGQRDGNGSNGSNGLTG from the coding sequence ATGAATCCCCAAGAATCGGTATCAACAGCATGGGGAAAAATGCAGGCTATGCTCGATGGCCTGATCGTCATGCTGCCCAATATTATCTTGGCTGTCATCGTCTTCGCCATCTTTTTCTTCACGGCTAGAGGGATAAAGTCTTTAGTCAGACGTGTTACTCGAAGGCATCGGCAGGCCAGAAACCTAGGACTGGTACTGGGACGTTTGTCGCAAGGAACTATTCTTTTAGTTGGTCTATTTGTCGCATTATCCATCGTCATACCTTCATTTAAAGCTGGAGATTTGATTCAACTGTTGGGTATCAGTGGTGTGGCGATTGGTTTTGCCTTCCGCGACATTCTGCAAAACTTTCTGGCGGGAGTCCTGATTCTGTTAACTGAACCGTTCCAAATCAATGACCAGATTGTGTTCAAAAGTTTTGAGGGAACGGTAGAAGAAATTCAGACACGCGCTACAACAATCAGAACCTACGATGGGCGTCGCGTTGTCATCCCAAATTCTGAGCTGTTTACGAATTCAGTAACGGTGAACACCGCCTTTGACAACCGCCGTTTAGAGTACGATGTGGGCATCGGCTATGGTGACAATATTGACCGGGCTAAGGAGTTGATTTTAGAAGCGCTCGCCAGCGTGGAAAAAGTTTTACAAGACCCACCTCCTGAAGTTCTGGTGATGGAACTAGCTGAGAGTACTGTCAATATCCGTGCTCGCTGGTGGATCGCACCGCCGCGACGGGCAGATGCACTCGACACACGGGATCAGGTGCTGACGGCAATCAAGAAAAAGCTGACGGCTAATGGTATTGATTTACCCTTCCCAACGCAACAAATCCTGTTTCACGACCAAACCGAGGAGACAGATGGCGATCGCTCTCGTCAGCGTGAAGGGTGGCCTGCCGGAAACAAACAGGTGCCAAAGCCTCGTAGCATCGGGGGTTCCCTCAGAAAGCTTGTCGAAATGCAGGGGCAAAGAGACGGCAATGGAAGTAATGGAAGTAATGGTCTGACTGGGTGA
- a CDS encoding YIP1 family protein, whose amino-acid sequence MSDTHRQWNLWATLRKALTLDGDFYENARNTPKNQRIARTIVILAAVSHALGSAIILVINRATLPILALSLLIDGLSVVGGYYFWTLTIWKIGQWLKRDSLTYSDLLIPIGFAYAPQVLNFLTLIPLFGRPIELLLALWSLLAVIVAVRQGLDIKTRWAALICLVGWPLVHVAIGFVQVYKSS is encoded by the coding sequence GTGAGTGATACACATAGACAATGGAATTTATGGGCGACCTTGCGGAAGGCACTGACTTTAGATGGAGATTTTTATGAGAATGCGCGTAATACCCCTAAAAATCAGCGCATAGCCCGAACCATTGTGATCTTAGCGGCGGTATCCCATGCTTTGGGTAGTGCGATCATCTTAGTGATTAATCGAGCGACATTGCCTATTCTCGCCTTATCCCTACTAATTGATGGACTGAGTGTGGTGGGAGGATATTATTTTTGGACGTTAACCATTTGGAAGATTGGACAGTGGCTTAAACGAGATTCTTTAACATATAGTGATTTGCTGATTCCTATTGGTTTTGCCTACGCTCCCCAAGTCCTAAACTTTTTAACGTTAATTCCTTTGTTTGGACGACCCATTGAGCTGTTATTAGCCCTCTGGAGTTTGTTAGCTGTAATTGTAGCCGTCCGCCAAGGTTTAGATATCAAAACTCGCTGGGCGGCGTTGATCTGTTTAGTGGGTTGGCCTCTGGTTCACGTGGCGATCGGATTTGTTCAAGTTTACAAAAGTTCTTAA